From Woronichinia naegeliana WA131, the proteins below share one genomic window:
- a CDS encoding helix-turn-helix domain-containing protein, with protein sequence MLKTYIVRLSQEERQTLKDLVSIGKGAAYKIKHANILLNIDVNGQGWTDEEAAAAFSCHRNTVANLRERLVNEGVESALSRKPRKTPPRQPIIDGEVEAKLIALRCGEPPAGQARWTLRLLADKAVELEIVPAISHETVRQVLKKTN encoded by the coding sequence ATGCTCAAGACCTATATTGTCCGATTAAGTCAAGAAGAACGTCAGACCCTAAAAGATTTGGTATCCATCGGCAAAGGAGCGGCTTACAAAATTAAGCACGCCAATATTCTGTTAAACATTGATGTGAATGGACAAGGATGGACGGATGAGGAAGCTGCCGCCGCCTTTAGTTGTCACCGTAACACAGTCGCCAATCTCAGGGAGCGATTGGTCAATGAAGGTGTGGAGTCAGCATTAAGCCGCAAGCCCCGCAAAACGCCGCCTCGTCAACCGATTATTGATGGAGAGGTAGAAGCAAAACTAATCGCCTTACGTTGTGGAGAACCGCCTGCTGGTCAAGCCCGTTGGACATTGAGGTTACTAGCCGACAAGGCGGTCGAGTTAGAAATTGTGCCAGCAATTAGTCACGAAACCGTGCGTCAAGTGTTAAAAAAAACGAACTAA
- a CDS encoding IS630 family transposase, with protein MEDVLEIYHRPYDPNCPVICMDEQPIQLVKETRLPLPAKPGQPEAHDYEYERNGTANIFMFTEPLSGWRKTVVSERRTSVDWATEIKNLLDNDYADNDKVILVCDQLNTHKLASLYEAFEPSTARRLVERLEIHHTPKHGSWLNIAENELSAMTRQCLARRIPDRETLEQETTAWYTQRNHSQKSVDWQFTTAEARIRLKRLYPQIEN; from the coding sequence ATGGAAGATGTTCTAGAAATTTATCACCGACCCTATGACCCCAATTGTCCAGTGATTTGCATGGATGAGCAACCTATACAATTGGTCAAAGAAACCCGCCTTCCTCTACCAGCCAAACCTGGACAGCCAGAGGCGCATGATTACGAATATGAACGCAATGGAACAGCCAATATCTTTATGTTTACAGAACCCTTGTCTGGGTGGCGAAAGACAGTTGTCAGTGAACGTAGAACATCGGTTGACTGGGCAACAGAAATTAAGAATTTACTCGATAACGACTATGCTGATAACGACAAAGTCATTTTAGTATGTGATCAGCTAAATACTCACAAACTTGCCTCACTATATGAAGCATTTGAGCCTTCCACGGCTCGTCGTCTAGTCGAACGGTTGGAAATTCACCATACCCCAAAACATGGCAGTTGGCTTAATATTGCTGAAAACGAGCTGTCCGCAATGACTCGGCAATGCCTAGCTCGTCGAATTCCAGATCGGGAAACTTTAGAGCAAGAAACAACGGCTTGGTACACTCAGCGCAATCATTCCCAAAAGTCGGTAGATTGGCAATTCACGACGGCTGAGGCTCGTATCCGTCTCAAGCGTCTTTATCCACAAATAGAAAATTGA
- the rlmN gene encoding 23S rRNA (adenine(2503)-C(2))-methyltransferase RlmN — protein sequence MTASPIAVSPLPLLGQSLTDLTHWVQSQGQPAYRGKQLHQWLYEKGARSLLEISVFPKQWREQLQDYPLGRSVIEHCSTATDKTRKYLLRLADGLIIETVGIPSSKRLTVCVSSQVGCGMDCTFCATGKGGFLRNLQPHEIVDQVLTVQTDFQERVSHVVFMGMGEPLLNLPAVLQALHCLNQDVGIGARSLTVSTVGLAQKIRQLAQHQLQITLAVSLHAADQTLREELIPSAKHYPLKTLLADCRDYVKITGRRITFEYILLADVNDLPEQAISLAELIKGFQSHVNLIPYNPISEADYQRPTPERIQAFADILGERHVAVSVRYSRGLQADAACGQLRASRQR from the coding sequence ATGACTGCTTCCCCGATCGCCGTTTCTCCCCTGCCTCTATTGGGCCAATCTCTCACGGATCTAACCCATTGGGTACAAAGCCAAGGACAACCGGCCTATCGCGGTAAACAATTACACCAGTGGCTTTACGAAAAGGGAGCGCGATCTCTGTTAGAGATTTCTGTCTTTCCCAAACAATGGCGAGAACAATTGCAAGACTATCCCCTGGGACGATCCGTCATTGAGCATTGCAGTACGGCGACCGATAAAACCCGCAAATATCTGCTACGTCTGGCGGATGGACTCATTATTGAAACGGTTGGCATTCCCAGTAGCAAGCGACTAACGGTCTGTGTTTCCTCCCAGGTCGGTTGTGGCATGGACTGTACCTTCTGTGCAACGGGCAAAGGAGGATTTCTCCGTAATTTACAACCCCATGAAATTGTGGATCAAGTCTTGACCGTCCAGACAGATTTTCAGGAAAGGGTCAGTCATGTGGTCTTTATGGGCATGGGAGAACCGCTACTGAATCTTCCGGCAGTACTGCAAGCTCTCCATTGTCTGAATCAAGATGTGGGTATTGGGGCGCGATCGCTGACAGTTTCAACGGTGGGTCTAGCGCAAAAAATTCGTCAATTAGCCCAACATCAATTACAAATCACCTTGGCCGTGAGTCTTCATGCGGCCGATCAGACTTTACGAGAAGAGTTAATCCCCAGTGCCAAACATTACCCGCTCAAAACCCTGTTAGCAGACTGTCGAGATTACGTCAAAATAACAGGGCGTAGAATTACCTTTGAATATATTTTGTTAGCCGACGTGAATGACTTGCCGGAGCAGGCGATCTCCTTAGCTGAACTGATTAAAGGCTTTCAGAGTCATGTTAACTTGATCCCCTACAATCCCATTTCAGAGGCAGACTATCAACGTCCCACCCCCGAACGAATCCAAGCCTTTGCAGATATTTTAGGAGAGCGGCATGTCGCCGTCAGTGTTCGTTATTCCAGGGGACTGCAAGCTGATGCGGCCTGTGGGCAGTTACGGGCTTCTCGTCAACGATAA
- a CDS encoding DUF2358 domain-containing protein, with protein sequence MSILDVLQADYQRFPTNPSYEIYAEDVYFKDPLTEFHGIQRYQAMIQFMATWFQDIQMELHHLEQHQQEIASRWTLHWTTPLPWKPRISISGRSELLLNDQGLIYSHQDYWDCSPWQVLQQHLFPKTGINRHN encoded by the coding sequence ATGAGTATTTTAGATGTTTTACAAGCTGACTACCAACGTTTTCCCACTAATCCTAGCTACGAAATCTATGCTGAGGATGTTTATTTTAAAGATCCTTTAACGGAATTTCACGGCATTCAACGTTATCAGGCCATGATCCAGTTTATGGCGACCTGGTTTCAGGATATTCAGATGGAACTTCATCACCTAGAACAACACCAGCAGGAGATCGCCTCTCGTTGGACATTACACTGGACAACCCCTTTGCCTTGGAAACCGCGAATTAGTATCTCAGGACGAAGTGAATTACTGCTCAACGATCAAGGACTCATTTATTCCCATCAAGACTACTGGGATTGCTCCCCCTGGCAAGTGCTACAGCAACATCTTTTTCCCAAGACTGGGATTAACCGCCATAATTAA